One part of the [Pantoea] beijingensis genome encodes these proteins:
- the cybC gene encoding cytochrome b562, whose protein sequence is MRKHVIAMLAVSLLCGSASALAKDLSDDMDALSGGYRTVMNTNDAAEMKKALTDMRAAAEDAKTQTPDKLEGKAPDSPEIKDYHAGLDTLIGQIDATSKLVDAGNVAGAKEEAKKLADTRNENHKKFR, encoded by the coding sequence ATGCGTAAGCATGTGATTGCAATGTTAGCTGTTTCTCTACTATGTGGCAGTGCATCGGCACTGGCGAAAGATCTGTCAGACGATATGGATGCGCTTAGCGGCGGCTATCGGACGGTCATGAACACAAATGACGCTGCTGAAATGAAAAAGGCGTTAACCGATATGCGTGCTGCAGCTGAAGATGCGAAAACACAAACGCCTGATAAACTTGAAGGAAAAGCACCAGATAGTCCTGAAATCAAAGATTATCATGCCGGATTGGACACGTTGATCGGGCAAATCGATGCGACCAGCAAGTTAGTCGATGCAGGAAATGTTGCGGGCGCAAAAGAGGAAGCGAAGAAACTCGCGGACACGCGCAACGAGAATCATAAAAAATTCCGTTAA
- the pmbA gene encoding metalloprotease PmbA — translation MKVLTQVAEQRKVLEQAVAQALELAKASTDGAEVAVSKSTGISVSTRYGEVENVEFNSDGALGITVYHQNRKGSASSTDLSPDAIKRTVQAAIDIARFTSPDPYAGVADRELLAFEAPDLDLFHPSDLDADKAIELAARAEQASLNVDKRITNTEGGSFNSHVGIKVFGNSHGMMQGYCSSRHSLSSCVIAEEKGDMERDYAYSIGRAMSDLQSPEWVGEECARRTLSRLSPRKLSTMKAPVIFAAEVATGLFGHLVGAISGGSVYRKSTFLLDALGKQILPEWLTIEEQPHLLKGLASSPFDSEGVRTQQRDIVKEGILQSWLLTSYSARKLGLQSTGHAGGIHNWRINGQGASFADLLKQMGTGLVVTELMGQGVSGITGDYSRGAAGFWVENGEIQYPVSEITIAGNLKDMWRNLVTVGNDIETRSNIQCGSVLLPEMKIAGQ, via the coding sequence ATGAAAGTACTCACTCAGGTTGCAGAACAACGGAAGGTATTGGAACAGGCCGTCGCGCAGGCACTCGAACTGGCGAAAGCCAGTACCGATGGCGCGGAAGTCGCCGTCAGTAAATCGACGGGTATCAGCGTCAGTACGCGCTATGGCGAAGTGGAAAATGTTGAATTTAACAGCGATGGTGCATTGGGCATTACTGTCTATCACCAGAATCGTAAAGGCAGCGCCTCTTCTACCGATTTGAGCCCTGATGCCATCAAGCGCACGGTTCAGGCGGCAATTGATATTGCCCGTTTCACCTCACCGGATCCCTATGCAGGCGTTGCCGATCGCGAACTGCTGGCTTTTGAAGCGCCGGATCTTGATCTGTTTCACCCGTCAGATCTGGATGCTGATAAAGCGATTGAACTGGCCGCTCGCGCTGAGCAGGCCTCGCTGAATGTCGATAAACGCATCACGAATACTGAAGGTGGCAGCTTTAACAGCCATGTTGGCATTAAAGTATTCGGCAACAGCCATGGCATGATGCAGGGGTACTGTTCCAGCCGCCATTCGCTTTCCAGCTGCGTTATTGCTGAAGAAAAAGGTGATATGGAGCGCGATTATGCCTACTCAATCGGCCGGGCTATGAGCGATCTTCAGTCGCCAGAGTGGGTGGGTGAAGAGTGCGCCCGACGTACGCTGTCACGCCTCTCACCGCGTAAACTTTCGACAATGAAAGCGCCGGTTATTTTTGCTGCTGAAGTGGCTACCGGCCTGTTTGGACATCTGGTTGGTGCTATCAGTGGCGGGAGTGTTTATCGTAAATCGACCTTCCTGCTTGATGCACTTGGCAAGCAGATCCTACCAGAGTGGCTCACGATTGAAGAACAGCCGCATCTGTTAAAAGGGTTGGCATCTTCGCCTTTTGACAGTGAAGGGGTGCGCACACAGCAACGTGACATCGTAAAAGAAGGGATACTGCAAAGCTGGCTACTCACCAGTTATTCAGCACGCAAGCTGGGTCTACAGAGCACCGGACATGCGGGTGGCATCCATAACTGGCGTATTAACGGACAGGGGGCCAGTTTTGCGGACTTACTGAAGCAGATGGGAACCGGTTTAGTGGTGACGGAGCTGATGGGGCAAGGTGTGAGCGGCATTACCGGCGATTATTCCCGCGGAGCGGCAGGTTTCTGGGTCGAAAACGGTGAGATTCAGTATCCGGTCAGTGAGATTACGATTGCTGGCAATCTGAAGGACATGTGGCGTAATCTTGTTACCGTCGGCAACGACATTGAAACACGTAGCAACATTCAGTGTGGTTCAGTATTGCTGCCTGAAATGAAAATCGCAGGTCAATAA
- a CDS encoding gamma-glutamylcyclotransferase family protein has protein sequence MRIIVYGSLRRKQGNSHWMTNAQWLGDHQIEGYELYSLGHYPGIVRGEGQVYCEVYRVDASTMAELDALRTKGGEYKRELLQTPYGTAWIYVYQRSIDGRQRIDSGDWLQRDSDT, from the coding sequence ATGCGAATAATTGTCTATGGCAGTCTACGGCGCAAGCAGGGTAACAGTCACTGGATGACTAATGCGCAATGGTTGGGCGATCATCAGATCGAGGGCTATGAACTTTATAGCCTTGGCCATTATCCCGGCATTGTGAGAGGTGAAGGTCAGGTATACTGCGAAGTGTACCGTGTGGATGCCAGTACGATGGCCGAATTGGATGCGTTACGAACTAAAGGCGGAGAGTATAAACGTGAACTGCTGCAGACGCCTTACGGCACAGCATGGATTTATGTTTATCAACGCTCCATCGATGGACGACAGCGCATTGATAGCGGCGACTGGCTACAGCGCGACAGTGACACTTAA
- the ppa gene encoding inorganic diphosphatase codes for MSLNHVPAGKDLPEDIYVIIEIPANADPIKYEVDKESGALFVDRFMSTAMFYPCNYGYINHTLSLDGDPVDVLVPTPYPLQPGSVIRCRPVGVLKMTDESGEDAKLVAVPHTKLSKEYDHIKDVNDLPELLRAQITHFFEQYKALEKGKWVKVEGWDNAEAAKAEIVTSFERAKNK; via the coding sequence ATGAGTTTGAACCATGTTCCTGCGGGTAAAGACCTGCCAGAAGATATCTATGTGATCATTGAGATCCCAGCAAATGCCGATCCCATCAAATATGAAGTAGATAAAGAGTCTGGCGCCCTGTTCGTTGACCGCTTTATGTCTACCGCAATGTTCTATCCATGCAACTATGGTTATATCAACCATACGCTGTCACTGGATGGCGACCCGGTTGATGTGTTGGTCCCTACGCCTTATCCGCTTCAGCCTGGTTCCGTGATCCGCTGCCGTCCGGTTGGCGTACTGAAAATGACTGATGAGTCAGGCGAAGACGCAAAACTGGTTGCAGTTCCACATACCAAGCTCTCTAAAGAGTACGATCACATTAAAGATGTGAACGACCTGCCAGAACTGCTGCGTGCGCAAATCACTCACTTCTTCGAGCAATACAAAGCGCTGGAGAAAGGTAAGTGGGTCAAAGTTGAAGGATGGGATAACGCTGAAGCTGCAAAAGCTGAGATCGTGACATCTTTCGAACGTGCGAAAAACAAATAA
- the mpl gene encoding UDP-N-acetylmuramate:L-alanyl-gamma-D-glutamyl-meso-diaminopimelate ligase codes for MRIHILGICGTFMGGLAMLARSLGHEVTGSDANVYPPMSTLLEKQGIDLIQGYDASQLDPAPDLVIIGNAMTRGNPCVEAVLERNIPYLSGPQWLHDFVLRDRWVIAVAGTHGKTTTAGMAAWILQACGLEPGFVIGGVPGNFEVSAHLGKSPFFVIEADEYDCAFFDKRSKFVHYCPRTLILNNLEFDHADIFDDLRAIQKQFHHLIRIVPGQGKILWPEHDTNLKQVISMGCWSEQERMGDGGQWQAKKLSPDASHWEVLLEGKRVAEVKWSLVGEHNMHNGLMAIAAARHVGVKPEEAGRALNDFINARRRLELRGEVNRIKVYDDFAHHPTAILATLAALRGKVGGTARILAVLEPRSNTMKMGISKSDLAPALGRADEVFLFQPHHIPWQVSDVADACIQPAHWSADVDTLVEMIAKTAQPGDSVLVMSNGGFGGIHQKLLDRLGR; via the coding sequence ATGCGCATTCATATTCTCGGTATCTGCGGTACCTTCATGGGAGGACTGGCTATGCTGGCACGTTCTCTTGGGCATGAGGTAACGGGCTCTGACGCTAACGTTTATCCGCCGATGAGCACGCTTCTGGAAAAACAAGGTATTGATTTAATTCAAGGTTATGACGCTTCACAGCTTGACCCAGCCCCCGATTTGGTGATTATCGGAAATGCGATGACACGTGGAAACCCCTGTGTTGAAGCGGTGCTGGAACGCAATATTCCCTACCTCTCCGGACCGCAATGGCTACACGATTTTGTACTGCGCGACCGCTGGGTGATCGCGGTTGCCGGAACGCACGGAAAGACAACAACCGCGGGGATGGCTGCGTGGATTTTGCAGGCTTGCGGTCTCGAACCGGGTTTTGTTATTGGGGGCGTACCGGGAAATTTTGAGGTATCGGCACATTTAGGAAAAAGCCCATTCTTCGTTATTGAAGCCGATGAATATGACTGTGCTTTCTTCGATAAGCGTTCAAAATTTGTCCACTATTGTCCGCGAACCCTGATTTTGAATAATCTGGAGTTCGATCATGCCGATATTTTTGACGATCTGCGTGCGATTCAGAAGCAGTTCCATCATCTGATACGTATCGTGCCAGGTCAGGGTAAAATTCTCTGGCCGGAACACGATACTAACCTGAAGCAGGTGATATCGATGGGATGCTGGAGCGAGCAGGAGCGGATGGGAGACGGCGGCCAGTGGCAGGCGAAAAAGCTCTCCCCAGATGCATCACACTGGGAAGTGCTGCTTGAGGGTAAACGCGTCGCAGAAGTAAAATGGTCGCTGGTGGGCGAGCACAATATGCATAATGGCCTGATGGCGATCGCGGCGGCACGTCATGTTGGCGTGAAACCCGAAGAGGCAGGACGTGCGCTAAACGACTTTATTAATGCCCGACGTCGTCTTGAATTACGGGGTGAAGTGAATCGAATCAAGGTTTACGATGATTTTGCCCATCATCCAACCGCGATTCTGGCGACGCTTGCCGCGCTGCGGGGCAAAGTCGGTGGTACTGCGCGTATTCTGGCCGTTCTGGAACCTCGCTCCAACACGATGAAGATGGGGATCAGCAAAAGCGACCTTGCGCCTGCGTTGGGCCGTGCCGATGAAGTCTTCCTCTTCCAGCCCCACCATATTCCGTGGCAGGTGTCAGATGTTGCGGATGCCTGTATCCAGCCAGCGCACTGGAGCGCTGATGTGGACACGCTGGTTGAGATGATTGCCAAAACCGCCCAGCCTGGTGATTCTGTGCTGGTCATGAGTAACGGTGGCTTTGGTGGGATCCATCAAAAACTGCTGGACAGACTAGGACGCTAA
- the fbp gene encoding class 1 fructose-bisphosphatase, which translates to MKTLGEFIVEKQQDFPHATGELTALLSAIKLGAKIIHRDINKAGLVDILGASGVENVQGEQQMKLDLFANEKLKAALKARGIVAGIASEEEDEIVIFEGVENGKYVVLMDPLDGSSNIDVNVSVGTIFSIYRRITPPGTPVTEEDFLQPGSQQVAAGYVVYGSSTMLVYTTGYGVHAFTYDPSLGVFCLSQEHMMFPAKGYTYSINEGNYIRFPQGVKKYLKFCQEEDNSTNRPYTSRYIGSLVADFHRNLLKGGIYLYPSTASYPKGKLRLLYECNPMAFLAEQAGGKASDGKNRILDIQPQSLHERSPFFVGNNEMVDDTERFIREFPDD; encoded by the coding sequence ATGAAAACGTTAGGCGAATTTATCGTCGAGAAACAGCAAGACTTTCCTCATGCGACTGGTGAACTGACAGCCCTTCTCTCCGCTATTAAACTCGGCGCCAAGATCATCCACCGCGATATCAATAAAGCCGGGTTGGTTGATATCCTTGGCGCCAGCGGTGTAGAGAATGTTCAGGGCGAGCAGCAAATGAAGCTCGACCTGTTTGCCAATGAAAAATTGAAAGCTGCACTGAAAGCACGCGGTATTGTGGCCGGTATCGCTTCTGAAGAAGAAGATGAGATTGTCATTTTCGAAGGTGTTGAAAATGGCAAGTATGTCGTGTTGATGGATCCGTTAGACGGTTCTTCAAACATTGACGTTAACGTCTCTGTCGGTACCATTTTCTCCATCTATCGCCGTATTACACCACCAGGTACACCAGTAACAGAGGAAGATTTCCTCCAGCCAGGTAGCCAACAAGTTGCGGCTGGCTACGTGGTTTACGGCTCTTCCACCATGCTGGTTTATACGACCGGCTATGGCGTGCATGCCTTTACCTACGATCCTTCCCTCGGTGTATTTTGCCTGAGCCAGGAGCACATGATGTTCCCGGCGAAAGGCTATACCTACTCGATTAACGAAGGGAACTATATACGCTTCCCGCAGGGTGTAAAAAAATACCTGAAGTTCTGCCAGGAAGAGGATAACAGCACCAACCGGCCTTATACGTCACGCTATATCGGTTCGCTGGTGGCTGATTTCCATCGTAACCTGCTGAAAGGCGGTATTTATCTCTATCCAAGCACTGCCAGCTATCCAAAAGGAAAATTGCGTCTGCTGTATGAATGCAATCCAATGGCGTTCCTTGCCGAGCAGGCGGGCGGTAAAGCCAGCGACGGTAAAAACCGGATTCTTGATATTCAACCGCAGTCGCTGCATGAACGCTCGCCGTTTTTTGTCGGGAATAATGAAATGGTCGATGATACGGAACGCTTTATCCGCGAATTCCCCGACGACTAA
- the tamB gene encoding autotransporter assembly complex protein TamB, translated as MSLWKKVLIGILIFILLLLGSALFLIGTTTGLHLVLNGASRWVPGLEIKQVEGGWRNLTLKGIAYQMPGVTVNAGEFHLAVKLGCLKNSALCVDDLSLKDVDIVVDSKKMLPASEPSPEAETSTGDISTPYPITLSRLALHNVNVKVDDTRISLMDFSTGMHWQERALTLTPTRIQNVLVALPKAAESAEGEIASPDSKPPQPEEKPLGETLQDIFAKPLLPDLPDFRLPIDIDVQEILGEQLRISGDTDISVNRLLLKAKTQDQLLHLETLDVDSPQGQLNAGGQATLADSWPVDFNVNGALNIDPLKGEKIKLNLSGGMREQLKLALNLSGPVKVQLNAQTELAEIGLPLAISLTSPQLRWPLTGPVQYQADNIDFKFHGKATDYALSMRTALKGEAIPPANLLLDGKGNIEQFHLDKLRLATLQGNTDLTAVVDWSKAISWHSELLLSGINTAQQYPDWPAKLDGKITTRGSLYGGSWQVRVPELRLKGNVKQNAVSAEGTLYGNSYNQWDTPGIKLVLGRNNVNVKGSLGETLNLDADIDAQHLDNALPGLGGIVKGTLKARGNLQAPQLLADLSASGLRWQELLIGRVKLDGDVRSSDRIQGKLALRVEQLKQDALDIKLLTLNAGGDEQQHQLTLNVQGEPVSGQLQLSGSFDRKEQRWKGALNNTRFDTPVGEWRLSRAMSIDYLNAKQMATIGPHCWQNPNAQLCVPKNIEVGPSGHAQVVLNRFDLAMIKPFLGDETQLSGVFNGDADVSWTADGGLPQGRVSLKGNGVKVVQDVQGNRLPVAFDTLNLNAAMRNGRAQLDWLIRIANNGQLDGNIQIADPQGRRNLSGNVNITRLSLNMFNPVLMQGEKITGELNSNLRLGGNLQKPQVFGQLGLRNVDVDADFMPVDLTAANLNMVFNGMSSTLEGLIQTSQGQLNLNGDADWSELDNWRARVAAKGDRVRITVPPMVRMDVSPDLEFVATPSLFNLDGRVDIPWARITVQDVPESATGVSSDEVMLDQNLQPIAPKSTAIPINSNLVIHIGDNVRLSAFGLKARLNGDLKLAQDKRGLGLNGQINIPSGRFHAYGQDLIVRKGELQFAGPPDQPYLNLEAIRNPEATEDDVTAGLRVTGLADEPKVEVFSDPAMSQQEALSYLLRGQGLGSDGDSNAVTSALVGLGVAQSGQVVGKIGETFGVSNLALDTTGVGDSQQVQVSGYVLPGLQVKYGVGIFDSLATLTLRYRLMPKLYLEAVSGLDQALDLLYQFEF; from the coding sequence ATGAGTCTCTGGAAAAAGGTCCTTATTGGTATCCTGATTTTTATTCTGTTGCTGCTCGGCAGCGCGCTATTTTTGATTGGCACCACCACTGGCTTGCACCTGGTATTGAATGGTGCATCGCGCTGGGTACCGGGACTGGAAATTAAGCAGGTCGAGGGTGGGTGGCGTAACCTGACGCTAAAAGGTATCGCCTATCAAATGCCGGGCGTTACGGTAAATGCGGGTGAGTTTCATTTGGCCGTTAAACTGGGCTGCCTGAAAAACTCGGCGCTTTGTGTCGACGATTTATCACTGAAAGACGTTGATATTGTCGTCGACAGCAAAAAAATGCTGCCAGCCAGCGAACCATCACCGGAGGCGGAAACCTCTACAGGGGATATCTCAACGCCGTATCCGATCACGCTAAGCCGGCTCGCGTTGCATAACGTCAACGTAAAAGTCGACGATACGCGCATTTCGCTGATGGATTTTTCCACCGGGATGCACTGGCAGGAGCGTGCATTAACGCTAACGCCAACACGCATCCAGAACGTGCTGGTGGCCTTGCCGAAAGCGGCTGAAAGTGCGGAAGGAGAGATTGCCAGTCCCGATAGCAAACCGCCGCAGCCTGAAGAGAAACCGTTAGGCGAGACGCTGCAGGACATATTTGCAAAACCGCTGTTGCCTGACCTGCCCGATTTCCGCCTGCCGATTGATATTGATGTGCAGGAAATACTCGGAGAGCAGCTGCGGATTAGCGGGGATACCGATATTTCGGTTAATCGCCTGTTGTTGAAAGCCAAAACCCAGGATCAGTTGCTGCATCTGGAGACATTGGATGTCGATTCTCCTCAGGGACAGCTAAATGCGGGAGGACAGGCAACGCTGGCTGACAGCTGGCCGGTCGATTTCAACGTTAACGGCGCGCTCAATATTGACCCGCTCAAAGGCGAAAAGATCAAACTGAATCTCTCCGGTGGCATGCGTGAACAGCTGAAGCTGGCGCTAAACCTTTCTGGTCCTGTTAAGGTTCAGCTCAATGCGCAAACCGAGTTGGCAGAGATTGGTCTGCCACTCGCGATATCATTAACCAGCCCTCAGCTACGATGGCCACTTACCGGTCCGGTGCAGTATCAGGCCGATAACATTGATTTTAAATTCCATGGCAAAGCAACAGATTATGCCTTGTCTATGCGTACCGCGCTGAAAGGGGAAGCGATCCCCCCTGCGAATCTGTTACTGGATGGTAAAGGTAATATTGAACAGTTCCATCTTGATAAACTGCGCCTCGCCACCCTCCAGGGGAATACTGACCTTACCGCCGTAGTGGACTGGAGCAAAGCGATCAGCTGGCATAGTGAACTGCTGCTTTCCGGTATCAATACGGCGCAGCAGTATCCGGACTGGCCTGCAAAGTTAGATGGCAAAATTACCACGCGTGGCAGCCTGTACGGAGGTAGCTGGCAGGTCCGAGTGCCAGAACTACGGCTGAAGGGGAATGTGAAGCAGAATGCGGTATCAGCAGAGGGGACACTGTATGGCAATAGCTATAACCAGTGGGATACTCCGGGTATCAAACTGGTGCTGGGGCGTAACAATGTTAATGTCAAAGGATCGCTGGGCGAGACGCTGAATCTTGATGCAGATATTGATGCGCAGCACCTCGACAACGCATTACCTGGGCTGGGTGGTATTGTCAAAGGAACGCTTAAAGCGCGGGGTAACTTGCAGGCTCCCCAGTTACTGGCCGATTTGTCAGCCAGTGGTTTACGCTGGCAGGAACTGCTTATTGGGCGCGTGAAACTGGATGGCGATGTGCGATCCAGCGATCGGATCCAGGGCAAGCTGGCCTTGCGTGTTGAGCAACTCAAACAGGATGCGTTGGATATTAAGTTGCTGACGCTGAATGCGGGTGGGGACGAACAACAGCATCAGTTGACGCTCAACGTGCAGGGCGAACCGGTATCCGGTCAGCTTCAACTCAGTGGTAGCTTTGATCGCAAAGAACAGCGTTGGAAAGGCGCTCTTAATAATACGCGCTTCGACACGCCTGTTGGGGAATGGCGGCTGTCTCGGGCAATGAGCATCGACTATCTTAATGCGAAGCAGATGGCCACCATTGGACCGCACTGTTGGCAAAACCCCAATGCGCAGCTGTGTGTGCCGAAAAATATTGAGGTTGGGCCGAGTGGTCATGCGCAAGTCGTATTAAATCGCTTCGATCTGGCGATGATCAAACCGTTCCTGGGCGATGAAACTCAGCTTTCCGGCGTATTTAACGGCGATGCTGATGTGAGCTGGACCGCCGACGGTGGTTTACCGCAGGGACGAGTTTCACTGAAAGGGAACGGTGTTAAGGTTGTGCAGGATGTGCAGGGTAACCGTCTACCGGTGGCCTTTGACACTTTGAATCTTAACGCGGCGATGCGTAATGGACGTGCACAACTTGACTGGCTCATTCGTATTGCCAATAACGGCCAACTTGACGGCAACATACAGATTGCCGATCCACAAGGGCGGCGTAACCTATCCGGAAACGTGAATATTACCCGGCTTTCCCTCAATATGTTCAATCCTGTATTAATGCAGGGAGAGAAAATTACCGGAGAATTGAACAGTAACTTACGGCTGGGGGGCAATCTGCAGAAGCCGCAGGTATTTGGCCAGCTTGGCTTACGTAATGTTGATGTTGATGCGGACTTTATGCCGGTCGATCTCACCGCGGCGAATCTCAATATGGTGTTTAACGGCATGAGTTCGACGCTGGAAGGTTTAATTCAAACCTCGCAGGGGCAACTCAATCTGAACGGCGATGCTGACTGGAGCGAGCTGGATAACTGGCGCGCTCGTGTGGCGGCGAAGGGCGATCGCGTGCGTATCACCGTCCCTCCGATGGTGAGAATGGACGTGTCTCCGGATCTGGAGTTTGTTGCAACACCGAGTCTGTTTAATCTTGATGGGCGGGTTGATATCCCTTGGGCGCGGATTACGGTGCAGGATGTTCCTGAGAGTGCCACGGGCGTGTCGTCTGACGAAGTGATGTTAGATCAGAATCTGCAGCCGATTGCACCTAAATCCACGGCGATTCCGATTAACAGTAACCTGGTGATTCATATTGGTGATAACGTGCGGCTTAGCGCTTTTGGTTTGAAAGCGAGGCTAAATGGCGATCTGAAGCTGGCTCAGGATAAGCGTGGACTGGGGCTGAACGGTCAAATCAATATCCCTTCGGGGCGTTTCCATGCTTATGGCCAGGATTTGATTGTGCGTAAAGGCGAACTACAGTTCGCTGGTCCACCTGACCAGCCTTATCTGAACCTTGAAGCGATTCGTAACCCGGAAGCAACCGAAGATGACGTGACCGCCGGGCTGCGCGTAACGGGGCTGGCGGATGAGCCAAAGGTCGAAGTATTCTCCGACCCGGCTATGTCTCAGCAGGAGGCCCTCTCTTATTTACTGCGTGGACAAGGTTTGGGTAGTGACGGCGACAGTAATGCGGTAACCTCGGCGTTAGTCGGTTTAGGTGTTGCACAAAGCGGTCAGGTTGTGGGTAAAATCGGCGAGACGTTCGGCGTCAGCAATCTTGCCCTTGATACCACCGGCGTGGGCGACAGCCAGCAGGTGCAGGTCAGTGGTTACGTACTGCCGGGTCTACAAGTAAAATACGGTGTTGGCATATTTGATTCACTGGCGACCTTAACCTTGCGTTATCGCCTTATGCCCAAACTCTATTTGGAAGCGGTGTCAGGTCTCGATCAGGCACTGGATTTGCTTTATCAGTTTGAGTTTTAG
- a CDS encoding lysozyme inhibitor LprI family protein — MKNTLLAICLLLPFGAMAQKAPAASTQIDTALQSCLNKETTTKDMSQCYATATQAWDKEMNTQYNALIAKLDSNQQKLMRNAQRDWLKYRDSMANASTTWLSQSQGTISSVTAASQQLVVVKSQALVLKSLKDAGCVDPDGCK; from the coding sequence ATGAAAAACACCCTGCTCGCGATTTGTTTGTTACTGCCCTTTGGTGCTATGGCTCAGAAAGCTCCGGCTGCCAGCACTCAAATTGATACTGCACTGCAAAGCTGCCTGAACAAGGAAACAACCACTAAAGACATGTCCCAGTGTTATGCCACAGCAACTCAGGCATGGGATAAAGAGATGAACACCCAGTACAATGCGTTAATAGCCAAACTGGATAGTAATCAACAGAAACTGATGCGCAATGCGCAACGCGACTGGCTTAAATATCGGGATAGCATGGCAAATGCGTCCACCACATGGCTTTCCCAGTCACAGGGTACGATTTCGTCAGTGACTGCGGCTTCACAGCAGTTAGTTGTTGTGAAAAGTCAGGCGTTGGTATTGAAGTCCCTGAAAGATGCAGGTTGCGTTGATCCCGATGGCTGTAAATAA
- a CDS encoding DUF441 domain-containing protein, with amino-acid sequence MTAYSSLIILVFLGVLSFFVHNTAVTISILILIFIKITPLSQFFPVVEKQGITVGIIILTIAVMAPLASGSLPPSTLLKSFFDWKSLLAIAVGILVSWLGGRGVALMSSQPTIVGGLLIGTIIGVSLFRGVPVGPLIAAGIVSMFIINK; translated from the coding sequence ATGACCGCATATTCCTCATTAATTATTCTGGTTTTTCTGGGAGTGCTCAGTTTTTTCGTCCATAACACGGCGGTAACGATCTCTATCCTGATCCTCATTTTTATTAAAATAACGCCTCTCTCTCAGTTTTTCCCGGTGGTCGAAAAACAGGGCATTACCGTTGGCATTATCATTCTGACTATTGCGGTGATGGCCCCGCTGGCCAGTGGTTCATTACCTCCAAGTACACTGCTTAAATCTTTTTTTGACTGGAAATCCCTGCTGGCGATTGCGGTGGGTATTTTGGTTTCCTGGCTGGGCGGTCGTGGCGTCGCATTAATGAGCAGCCAGCCTACAATTGTTGGTGGCCTGCTGATTGGCACGATTATCGGTGTATCACTGTTTCGTGGTGTGCCGGTGGGACCTCTTATTGCAGCCGGTATCGTGTCGATGTTTATTATTAATAAATAA
- the yjgA gene encoding ribosome biogenesis factor YjgA yields the protein MTKQPEDWLDDVPDNEEEEDDEIIWVSKSEIKRDAEELKRLGAEMVELSKNSLDKIPLDDDLRAAIELAQKIKKEGRRRQLQLIGKMLRSRDEEPIRQALDKLKNRHNQQVALFHKLEMMRDRLLEQGDDAIPDVLNLYPHADRQQLRSMIRNAQKEKAANKPPKASRQIFQYLRELAEA from the coding sequence ATGACCAAGCAGCCCGAAGACTGGCTCGATGACGTACCCGATAACGAAGAAGAAGAAGATGACGAGATTATCTGGGTCAGCAAAAGTGAAATTAAACGCGATGCAGAAGAGTTAAAACGCCTCGGCGCCGAGATGGTAGAGCTGAGCAAGAACTCACTCGATAAAATTCCGCTGGATGACGATCTGCGAGCAGCGATTGAGCTGGCACAGAAAATCAAGAAAGAGGGCCGTCGCCGCCAGTTGCAGCTTATCGGTAAGATGCTGCGTTCGCGCGACGAAGAACCGATTCGCCAGGCGCTGGATAAACTGAAGAATCGCCATAATCAGCAGGTCGCGTTATTTCATAAACTGGAAATGATGCGCGATCGCCTGTTGGAACAAGGTGACGATGCGATCCCGGATGTACTGAATCTTTATCCGCATGCCGATCGCCAGCAGCTTCGCTCGATGATCCGCAACGCGCAAAAAGAGAAAGCCGCGAATAAACCACCGAAAGCTTCCCGCCAGATTTTTCAGTATTTACGCGAACTGGCCGAAGCCTGA